One Betta splendens chromosome 5, fBetSpl5.4, whole genome shotgun sequence genomic window, cagaggcacagcatgtgatgacaaacacaaaatttcccacaggggtcattcgggcacacaaactcctccaccacgttaatgtatggtTCACACAAAAACATTCAGTTGTGGACTGTGTTTATATGAAACATTAAacaattagtttttaattttaaagtcACACTTTCACTTTGAAGTCCTAACAGATGTTAATAAAAAGATTAAATGTGTGTAGGCCTAGCCTTACTCACAGTTCTTTATATGAAAAGGTGACATataatctgggcctggaactatgcaccaataATCAAAGTTGACTATAAGACCCATATGCTCTTACAGTATGACACGGTAGTTTTGATTACTAATGAATCCTAAaccatacagtaaaagtacacagaccttgtggggtgatagtacacttctagtagaacaaggagaaagtggtctgggcctgaaactgcaccaaagtcaagttattaatcatcaaagttgactataAGGCAAAAGAGTATTAGAGTATGACATgatagttttgaatactaataaatgcttaattttacacttaattttattttttttctattaatgCAATATTTCGTTTTGTAGTTTTCCATAATTTGTCATATTTTATCATAACAAATCAGACGTCTTGCTATGACGcttaatgcttaattttacagtaagaGTACACAGATCTTTCTGTGgtaatgtaatggaaaaattttaccttagtgctgtttcttatccaacacactcgtcgtgtgctggttagatgcaacactgaacattcttacacaaacaactaatctcttgtgccctgacgtacatcaagtctaaacatctgttgttccatttgactgactaataatttatgatatatgtttgtcttttacacccggactctggctccttcctatctgactccccaccagacccaaggctgttaaagcaaatgcatcttgtcttggaagctcggtgttccttcctttgaataacaagacatgacgatgcagaagtgagaaagcaaacattctcactcacagtgagataaggtggcgcaaacaattccattgctgcagagagacattccaccagagccagagaaagggcttaaaaggcagagacaacttgaggatcgtgggctctttgcatcacaccttcgtggtgtgtgcactgatctccccagctggtttttggtttgttgatgtgcacgatcaacatccatgctttttatttgctttattttctttattatttcaataaatcgcacaaaaggacaactctctcatctgcttctttatggaaaatttccaccacaggtaGTAGTACACGTCTAGTAGAACAAGAAGAAcatggtctgggcctggaactatgtaccaaagtcaagttattaatcatcaaagttttacagtatgacatggtagttttaaatactaataaatgcttaattttacacctaattttatttttgtctattAATGCAATATTTCGTtccgtagttttccatattttgtcATAATTAATTATAACAAACCAgacgtctcgctatgaaaaAGGAAGTCGCGAAGAGcatgttttgtgctctgctgtaaagcgcgtaatacgggcgcaagacgattttgaagcgcggcttaacgacggatgaacgaacgacggctcacttgaccgcagttacGTGGAGGCGCTCTaagagcgctgctgctgcaaacgaTGACGTCATTTAACAGTCTCGTCGGAAGCTGAGAAGCGAAAGTGAAACTATCGAGTCCGTGTCGCAGTGAACGCAGTGAACGGTTCTCGTGTGTTTTGTTGGTTCAATCGATGGTTGTAATCGTTAATCAGAGGAGTCCGTCAAcatgcagctgcttcctctgagTCTCTGTCTCCTGACTTTGACTGGATCAACGTTTTCTGACGTAAACGGTGAGAAAAGTTTATTATGAGCTGAAGAGAAGGAACCGAATATAATTAGATAGAAACGATGTAAAACAGGAGACTGTTTATCTGTGGGTGAAATAAAGAGTCTGTGTTtatatgttaatgttaataatgtgaatgaatgagtcTCAGTTCATCCGTTCATGCTTTCATTCCACGTCCGTTCAGGGCGTTGTCTCATTAAAGGAAGTGAAGCTCTGAGACTCCGACatgatgaacacatgaacagcaGCAGTTCATGTTGTGCTTTTATTCACATCTACGtcccagtaactgaacacagtgGTTTCTCTACGTGGAGCATCGTCTCTTATTGCAGCGTGTCtgactacagctgcttcataACATGAAAAACCATCTGCtccatgtgtttgtggcagcaGAGATGCTCCGTTAGACTCTGGGCACAAATTAACTAGTGCTTAAAACACAGTTCTACAATCAGACCAGTTCGACCAGCAAAACGCTGTTTTAGCAGTGGTCCGTTGGTAcatatttaatgttttgtttaaccattagaaaaaaaaaataaaaccctcGAGTCATAAAATTTACAGTTTTGCACCAGTTTGCACAAATCAAGTCACTACTAAAAGGTAAGTGCTATCGGCTTCTTCCCGTCAGAGGTCACAGGGAATGAATCGCATGACTGCacttcctgacgcaacccctcACTGACGGAATTGAACCTGCAACCCAGACGAGCGGAGCGCAACGCTCCAACCGCAGCGAGCTGGAGCCAATGAACTCATTACTAATGAATCTAATCATGACTTCACTTAATtacttaataaatgttttatttttccagttgCAGAGATCATCAGAGTGACAGAAGGTGATGAAGCGACTCTGCCCTGTTTCATCAACAAGAGCATTGAGTTTGAGCGGTTTGAGTGGAAGAAAGATAGAAAGAAGAAGGTTTCCCTGTATGAAGGTGTTCAGTTATCAGGTCAAGATGATCAGTTCAGAGGTCGTGTGTCTCATTTTGATGATGAACTGAAGAACGGTGACGCCTCCATAACCATCAGTGATACTAAAGTGTCTGACAGTGGATTCTACACCTGTAATTTCCCAAATCTTCACCAAACCTTCACCGTTCGTCTTGTTGTTGGTGAGTGAAACCTCATCACGTCAGGATTTAGATTCATGCTCCTTGTGTTCAGCAACGATTCAATGAGCTGCACTGAGTTTTACACCAGATTCTGTTTGATGGTGAAACATAAAGTAAAGCTGATGTTCTGATACTGGTTCTCATACAAAACTGGACCTGATTTATAATTAAGGCCTTTTTACTCTCTTACTGATTTATATATGTAATCTACAATGTACAAGTTCTAGAAACTGAGACACAAATTGTGACACTGTTAACAACCTCGTGTGTCAACAAAATCactgtgtgaagtgtgaacaACATGAATTAACAAATTATTGCTACATATTTTCATCTTCCAGGTCCAGTGATCGTCAGAGTGAAAGAAGGCGATAATGGGATTCTGCCCTGTAAAATCAACAAGGACATTTCgtttgagctgtttgaatgGATAAAAGATGGAAAGAAGGACGTTTACCTGCATGAAGGTAAACCGTTATCAGGTCAAGATGAGGAGTTCAAAGGTCGTGTGTCTCATTTTGATCATAAACTGAAGAACGGTGACGCCTCCATAACCATCAGTGATACTAAAGTGTCTGACATTGGAGACTACACCTGTGATTTTCCAGATCTTAAGACCAAACAAACCTCCACTGTTCGTCTTGTTGTTGGTGAGTGAACGTCTGATTAACTGATAAACTTGTGAAACATCTGGTTCCTCAGATTCAACCACACATTTACTTTGTATCAATTATGActgatgtttgtgttatttttttagacttaatttttaacatttgatttgatttaatattatACATTTTTCTCCAACACATTTCTGTCAGAAGTGCAACCAAAAAACATCTAACATCTTATTTTCTACAAATACTGAGCCTAAAAtagtttttgtcttttattccaGTTGGTGAATTAAAGGACAGAAGCCGTGAATTTCAGGGTGAGTCTGTTCGAAGCATTGAAATTTGtctgagacaggaagaaaaGGCGTTTAACAGTAGAAACTCACTGGTTCTATTACTGTTACACATGAATGACTGGATTCTATAATGAAAGTGtcacataataaatatttatttgtcttaTTTGATCACTTTATAAATTGAATACAACATCTGAACCATTCAACAAAGATTTATTAGTGTTTGTTTCTCTTATTTTCCCACCTACTTGATTCCCAACACTGGTACATGTGGTGGTGTGAGTCAGGATAAATTACATTATCAGCCTAAATATCTGGACACATGAACTAAACtgtgtaattacatttttttctgtatAAAATCCTTTTAACCTTAATGAGAACACATGAATCAATATATAGTTTAACCTGTTACACTGAAGAGTTACTTGATTTGTATAATTGCTGATGTCCTAAATTCTCATTTTACCTGtttaaatgattatttattattattatttatttattattaatatttatttattattatttatttatattattatttaaacgTATGAATGTTCTCTataagttgttgttgttgtccacaGGTAAAGCTGCAAAGGTTTCCATCCTAAAACCTGAACAAACTGAGGACGggttcctgctgcagtgtttggttTCAGATGTTTCTCCAGGATTTAAACTGAACATCTCCTGGTTCGACGGCTCTGGAAACAAACTTATTGaacaaaaaagcaacacagaaaGTGAAAAACTCCACATCCTCCAAACTACTGTGAAAAAGAGCGACACTTATCGCTGTGTAGCAACAATGGAGGAACTCAGTCATCAGGTTCATTCTGAGGTTCATGTCCAAATCCCTGGTGAGTTTCACTGTCTCCCAGTTTATCGTTAATTGTTCATGTCTTAATAATAAATCTGTGTCAGGTTCACgtccacacagctgcagccacatctgGAGTCATTAACTTTATTCATGTTCAAGTATCATGAcagcttcatttttatttctatttgagAAACACTTGTCTCTGTAAATGTGAGTTTAGTCGTAAAAGAACAAGAAACATGTTACAGACTCCCCCcttcggttccgaaccggcggagCTTGatggaaccctggggcaggagatgAGATGCGGTGGAGAcggaacaacaacagcacccgCTCTGAGCGGGGAAGCTACGGCTCTCATGGAGCCAGGGTTCAGGCACCACGCGCAGCAACGCTAGGCTAATTAAGCACTCTGCGAGTGAACCTttacacagacacctggccgcagcCGGAggaccaggtcacagggaaacCAGGAGAGGGAaaaccccaaatgcacgacccacacaTGAaataacagttaacataaagatttattaaaatacaacATAAACTCCCTGCACAGCAGGATTCAGTTCAAACACCAAGGAGAGAACTAAAAATCAGGTAAACgctattaaacaaacaaaacccacgATCAATCTAAACGCTCTGTAAAACTACGGGCAGAAAGCTAAAcatggaacacaaaacacaacataaactcactgcacagcaggactcagttcaaacacaaaaaggaagGAACCAAAAATCACAGCAATGCAGGTAAAATCCTACAAAACACTCTAAAACGCTCCATACACTATGGGCAAaactaaacatgaacacaagacactcacagACCTTAACTGGTGAGaacaggacaggacatcaaaagaaACCAAAACTCCAACTGCATCAAACGACTCTCTTTAACCATAACTTGGTGGAGAAACCAGCCACCACCACGAGTGGAACCACAACACGTACCGTAACACTCACTTTCCTGTTGTTCCTGATGTGTTTAAAGCTTCATGGTTCAACAGTGACTGTAAATAGTTTAAAGCTCATGAAGTCGTGGTCGTTGTGAGTCACtaaatgaaacaacagcaggTTTTAAACATTTAGTCTCATTTACTCTGAGACGTCAGTGACTCTTGTCTTTTAGACGCTGGATCCATGTTGTTAAGTCCCACAAAACCAcactttaaatatgtttatgtttgaaaatattattttatgttcACATAGTTTGATTTTATAACAATAACAGGTTTAGACCATCGTATTTACTGAGGTTTGATGTTTTAACTAATGTTTTCAGCTTTGatcagttttattgtttgtgtgatAATGAGGATGAAGAAACCATGTTTCACCTCCATTATCTGTGTCACTAACGTTTATTCTGTGTTTCAGAGTCAAAAATCCCATTGATCGTTGGGTTGGTTTGTTTAGCAGTTATGGCTCTTATAATTGTAGCTTGGGCTGGAGTTATATATAAAAACCGGAAGAAAATGAAACGTAAGTTTAATGTATTTTCATCACTATAACATCACAATGTTTTGTTCCATCAGCTTCTGTTTGAGCTTTTTATTCTTCGTCCACTTCAAATGTTCCTAAATGTCAAATGATGTTCAGACGTCATTTCTTGCAGCTGAACTGATGAGGTTCAGGTTGAATTCTTGTAGAAGTTGAGGCAGAGACATGAGCGTTGtgtttcagacacatttcaatGTTTCCTCTCATGGTCCACGTTGTGACTGAGGCTCTTTTCCTGTTCATCAGCTCAGATCTTAGTAGAAACTaaagctggtgtctgtgtccaaCTCTGAGCCTTGACTGTAGTTCAGCAGCTTGAGGTGCAGACGGCCTCCAGGAAGCTGAACATGGACTGATGCTctgtcactgtgacatcatccacatgttgAACATGTGATCGttgctgcagcatcagagcagaTACTGAACTCTGATTGTGTTGATCTACATTATTATTTCTCTGTTTGGATTCAGATTAAGTGAAAATCAGCCTCCAACATCTTGGTcctgcattcatttattttcctccTTCATAATTTCTTGAATCTTCTTTTAGCACATGTAGttttacagtagatacagttGATAGTTTCATTTCAGCTTGactgttaaataaaaataaataaaatatttcagcctcattgtgtcattgtctgtTAGAGGATTCATAGAAACGTGGTGAAACTGAACTAATCACAATCTAAATGTTTACAGATCCAGTGATCGTCATGGTGACAGAAGGCAGTGATGTGATTCTGCCCAGTAACaccaagaagaaaaaaatattgtttaagTGGTTTAAGTGGAAGAAAGAGGGAGATGATCAGTTCATAGATCGTGTGTCTCAACTGAAGGGTGACGCCTCCCTAATCATCAGAGACACTGAAGAGTCTGACACTGGAATCTATACCTATAATTTCCTATTTTTTAAAACCTCCAGGGTTCGTCTTCTGGTTGGTGAGTAGTGTGTAACTTGCTTCATTTCAGTCTTTTTCTCTGTGATGCAGGAATTAAGTGATGAACTAGAACCACCATGAATCTGAAGCTGATGTTGTGATGAATgtctgtttcttctgctttttttaatgAGCTGCCTGAACCTCATGTTCAGAAACCAAGTCATTGTTAATGTTGGAATAGTTTCAATGAATGGCAGTGATGTTAAAGTAGTTGatgttgagctgctgcacaaatgaTGGACAGTGACTCTGATGTTCTAACGTCTGTATCAAAGCTCCAGGTGTCGACATGTGATCAGGTTAACAAACCTCATCACGTCAGGATTTAGATTCATGCTCCTTGTGTTCAGCAACGATTCAATGAGCTGCACTGAGTTTTACACCAGATTCTGTTTGATGGTGAAACATAAAGTAAAGATGATTTATGACTGAGgcctttttacttttaatttataaAAGTTTATATAGAAAAATCTGCAATGTACAAATTCCAGAAACTAAGTTAACATTAGTATGAGACACATGATTATGTCATAGATCCAGCATTTTGGTCGTGTGTGCTTAGTTTCCAttcttattttggtatttcctatcttgtttcctgtctgccttagttttTGTTTACTTATCTAGTCctgtgtcaccacttcctgttttattttggcatcacttccggttttgttctgttctgctcaagCAGTCgtgatttcaccacctgcattccATTAGTCATTAGTTGGTTATTTGTACCCCTGcactttgtttgttcattcacccgttcaGCCTTCCAGCATTTCGTAAGTCCTGTCGTGTACCAGTTCTTTGCCGGTCATAGTTGTTTTCACCGTGTTTCCGTCtagtccttgcctgtaccttcgctggAGTGTGTTTTCCTACTCGTCTAcagacctctgcctgtccgaccaagagCTTTAATAAACCCTCTGAAACCTCACAtcgtgtctgcgctgtgcgtttgggtcctccactgtgtgtttcctgacagATTATGACAGACAACATTGTGTCTATTTAACATGATGAACGTCAGCCtcattgtgttgttgtctgACATCTGTCATAGACCTGTGATTAAACTAATCccaatgtaaatgttttatgcaCCAACAGAATCTAAGGATCATTAATCAGAATCAAAGGCTGTGAACCTTTAAATTGTCCCTATTCAATGAATCCAAGTCTCAAAGTGAGACCATTGAGCATTAAGTGACATCAGGGAGTGGAAGCCGTCACTGACCTGTAGAGTCTGACGTAGagtcagtggagcagctgttcctGGATCAAAGAACCTTTATTATTCTGTAAACAGAGCGTCAACACTTTCTACTATCAGACACTCACAAGTCATTTAGTCGGATCCTCAGCAGTTACAGCATTTAACTGTTGTTGACTTCACTTTGAGAGTTTAAGATAAATTCTGataaataaacatgaagaaACTGCTGATGAGACGTTAAACTGATtgattttgtttcctgtctgcatcaTATAGGAAAATGCAAAGAGAGTGGCCCTGAAGGTAAGTTGAACGTATTTTCATCATTATAACATCAGAATGTTTTGTTCCATCAGCTTCTGTCTGAGCTTTTTATTCTTCGTCCACTTCAAATGTTCCTAAATGTCAAATGATGTTCAGACGTCATTTCTTGCAGCTGAACTGATGAGGTTCAGGTTGAATTCTTGTAGAAGTTGAGGCAGAGACATGAACGTTGtgtttcagacacatttcaatGTTTCCTCTCATGGTCCACGTTGTGACTGAGGCTCTTTTCCTGTTCATCAGCTCAGATCTTAGTAGAAACTaaagctggtgtctgtgtccaaCTCTGAGCCTTGACTGTAGTTCAGCAGCTTGAGGTGCAGACGGCCTCCAGGAAGCTGAACATGGACTGATGCTctgtcactgtgacatcatccacatgttgAACACATGATCGTAGCAGAAACTAAACTCTGATTGTGTTTATCTACATGAATTTATTTCTCTGTTTGGATTCAGATTCAGTcaaaatcagtctctaatgtcctGGTCCTGGATTCATTTGTCTCTTCTATTTCTTGAATGTTGATAGTTTCAGTTCAGATTGACTATTTTTCTGAAAATTGGCCTCATTGTGTTGTTGTCTATTAGGGATGATTCATAGAGTTGTGGTGAAAATAAACTAATCAAAATCTAAATGTTTACAGATCCACTGATCTTTGCATTAGAAGGCCGTGATGTGACTCTGCCCTGTTACATCAAGAACGAGAAGCTTGAGTCTGAGCGGTTTGAGTGGATGAATGATGATAAGAATGTTTACCTGTATGAAGGTGGTCAGTTACCAGATCAAGATGATCAGTTCAGAGGTCGTGTGTCTCATTTTGATAATGAACTGAACGACGGTAACGGCTCCATAACCATCAGTGATACTAAAGTGTCTGACAGTGGATTCTACACCTGTAATTTCCCAAATCTTCACCAAACCTTCACCGTTCGTCTTGTTGTTGGTGAGTAGTTTGTAACTTGCtttttttcagtatttttcTCTGAGATGCAGGAATTAAGTGATGAACTAGAACCACGATAAGTCTAAAGCTGATGTtgtgatgaatgtgtgtttcttctggtttttaatgagctgctcaCTGAGCTCATCGTCATCACTAGTTGCTCCTACGAGTCTGACGTAGagtcagtggagcagctgttcctGGATCAAAGAACCTTTATTATTCTGTAAACAGAGCGTCAACACTTTCTACTATCAGACACTCACAAGTCATTTAGTTGGATCGTCATCAGTTACAGCATTTAACTGTTGTTGACTTCACTTTGAGAGTTTAGGATAAATTCTGataaataaacatgaagaaACTGCTGATGGGACGTTAAACTGATtgattttgtttcctgtctgcatcaTATAGAAAAATACGGATGGAGTGGCCCTAAAAGTAAGTTGAAGTTTTTTCATCACTATAACATCAGAATATTTTGTTCCTTCAGCTTCTGTTTGAGCTTTTTATTCTTCGTCCACTTCAAATGTTCCTAAATGTCAAATGATGTTCAGACGTCATTTCTTGCAGCTGAACTGATGAGGTTCAGGTTGAATTCTTGTAGAAGTTGAGGCAGAGACATGAACGTTGtgtttcagacacatttcaatGTTTCCTCTCATGGTCCACGTTGTGACTGAGGCTCTTTTCCTGTTCATCAGCTCAGATCTTAGTAGAAACTaaagctggtgtctgtgtccaaCTCTGAGCCTTGACTGTAGTTCAGCAGCTTGAGGTGCAGACGGCCTCCAGGAAGCTGAACATGGACTGATGCTctgtcactgtgacatcatccacatgttgAACACGTgatcgctgctgcagcatcgtATCAGATACTGAACTCTGATTGTGTTGATCTACGTGAATTTATTTCTCTGTTTGGATTCAGTGAAAATCAGCCTCCAACATCTTGGTCcagcattctttttttttcttcataatttCTTGAATCTTCTTTTACACATGTAAttttacagtagatacagttGATAGTTTCATGTCAGCttgactgtttttaaataaaacatttcagcttcattgtgtttttctttgtcagagGATTCATAGAAATGTGATAAAACTGAACTAATCACAATCTAAATGTTTACAGATCCAGTGATCACGGTGAGAGAAGGTGATAATGTGACTCTGCCCTGTAACATCAAGAAGGACATTAAGTCTCAGCGGTTTGAGTGGAAAATTGGTGGAAGGAGTTTTTACGTGTATAAAGGTGGTCAGTTACAAGGTCAAGATGATCAGTTCAGAGGTCGTGTGTCTCATTTTGATGATGAACTGAAGAACGGTGATGCCTCCATAACCATCATTGATACTAAAGTGTCTGACAGTGGAGACTACACCTGTATTTTCCCAAAACATCACAAAGCCTTCACCGTTTATCTTGTTGTTGGTGAGTAGTTTGTAACTTGCTTCATTTCAGTCTTTTTCTCTGTGATGCAGGAATTAAGTGATGAACTAGAACCACAATGAGTCTGAAGCTGATGTtgtgatgaatgtgtgtttcttctggtttttaatgagctgctcaCTGAGCTCATCGTCATCACTAGTTGCTCCTTGTTGAGACGTTGGTGACGTCACTGGTGATAAAGTTGAacctttttctgcctctgatcCTTTTAAACACTATAACTGTTCACGTGTCCTTAGAATAAACTGACTAGAACGTCTCAACGTCAGCCATGTTGGACTCAGAGCtctgacacctgtcaatcatgtgCAGCATTAAATGTTTCCccctgaacaggaagtgagcacAGAGAAAGTAgttcctccctcactctccctctgtgtttgtctccacaTCTACGTTTCCTGAACCTCATGTTCAGAAACCAAGTCATTGTTAATGTTGGAATAGTTTCAATGAATGACAGTGATGTTAAAGTAGTTGatgttgagctgctgcacaaatgaTGGACAGTGACTCTGATGTTCTAACATCTGTATCAAAGCTCCAGGTGTCGCCATGTGATGAGGTTAAAACTGAACTAATCAGAATCTAAATGTTTACAGATCCATTGACCTTCACAGTGAGAGAAGGTGATGATGTGACTCTGCCCTGTAACATCAAGGACGACATTGAGTCTAAGCGGTTTGAGTGGCTGAAAGATGGAAAGAAGGTTTACCTGTATGAAGGTGGTCAGTCATCAGGTGAAGGTGGTCAGTTACCAGATGATCAAGATAATCAGTTCAGAGGTCGTGTGCTTAATCTTGATCATATTTATCTGAAGTGCGGTAAAGCCTCCATAACCATCATTGATACTAAAGTGTCTGACAGTGGAGACTACACCTGTCATTTCCCAAATCTTCACCAAACCTTCACCGTTCGTCTTCTTGTTGGTGAGTAGTTTGTAACTTGCTTCATTTCAGTCTTTTTCTCTGTGATGCAGGAATTAGTGATGAAGTAGAACCACGATGAGTCTGAAGCTGATGTTGTGTTGAATGTCTGTTTTCTTCTGGTTTTAATGAGCTGCTCACTGAGCTCATCATaaatatggggtgccaaatgtaaaaggagcacctataactagttttctcacatttaactaaatgacacaacatgtttcgtcacatttagttaaatgtgcaaaagtctaaatgtaaatgttgaatataaatgtaaatgttaaatgtaaatgttaaatgtaagtgttaaatgatcgaactgaatatttaagtagactccaccccctatggtcctagatcagtgacgcggactcaaacacgt contains:
- the LOC114855430 gene encoding coxsackievirus and adenovirus receptor-like, which produces MQLLPLSLCLLTLTGSTFSDVNVAEIIRVTEGDEATLPCFINKSIEFERFEWKKDRKKKVSLYEGVQLSGQDDQFRGRVSHFDDELKNGDASITISDTKVSDSGFYTCNFPNLHQTFTVRLVVGPVIVRVKEGDNGILPCKINKDISFELFEWIKDGKKDVYLHEGKPLSGQDEEFKGRVSHFDHKLKNGDASITISDTKVSDIGDYTCDFPDLKTKQTSTVRLVVGKAAKVSILKPEQTEDGFLLQCLVSDVSPGFKLNISWFDGSGNKLIEQKSNTESEKLHILQTTVKKSDTYRCVATMEELSHQVHSEVHVQIPESKIPLIVGLVCLAVMALIIVAWAGVIYKNRKKMKRKFNVFSSL